A part of Eschrichtius robustus isolate mEscRob2 chromosome 20, mEscRob2.pri, whole genome shotgun sequence genomic DNA contains:
- the LOC137754752 gene encoding LOW QUALITY PROTEIN: elongation factor 1-delta-like (The sequence of the model RefSeq protein was modified relative to this genomic sequence to represent the inferred CDS: inserted 1 base in 1 codon), protein MATNFLVHEKIWFDTFKYDDAERKFYEQMNGSVAGSSRQENGASVILRDITRARENIQKSLAGSSGPGASSGPGGDLSELVIRIASLEVENQSLRGVVQDLQQAVSKLEAWLSALEKSSPAHPATAPQTQHVSPVRQVEXPPRKVATVTEDDEDDDIDLFGSDEEEDKEAARLREKRLRQYAEKKVKKPALVAKSSILLDVKPWDDEMDMAQLEACVRSIQLDGLTWAGCSKLVPVGYGTHKLQIQCVVEDNKVGTDLLAEEITKFEEHVQSADTAAFSKI, encoded by the exons ATGGCCACAAACTTTCTAGTGCACGAGAAGATCTGGTTTGACACGTTCAAATATGATGATGCAGAAAGGAAATTCTACGAGCAGATGAACGGGTCCGTGGCTGGCTCCTCACGCCAGGAGAACGGCGCCAGCGTGATCCTCCGTGACATCACAAGAGCCAGAGAAAACATCCAGAAGTCCCTGGCCGGCAGCTCAGGCCCTGGGGCCTCCAGTGGGCCCGGTGGAGACCTCAGTGAGCTTGTCATCCGGATTGCCAGCCTGGAAGTGGAGAACCAGAGCCTGCGAGGGGTGGTGCAGGATCTGCAGCAGGCTGTCTCCAAGCTGGAGGCCTGGCTGAGTGCGCTAGAGAAAAGCTCGCCCGCCCACCCGGCCACAGCTCCGCAGACCCAGCACGTGTCTCCCGTGCGCCAAGTGG ACCCCCCAAGGAAGGTGGCCACCGTCACAGAGGACGACGAGGACGATGACATTGACCTGTTCGGCAGCGACGAGGAGGAGGACAAGGAGGCTGCCCGGCTGCGGGAGAAGAGGCTGCGGCAGTACGCTGAGAAGAAGGTCAAGAAGCCTGCCCTGGTGGCCAAGTCCTCCATTCTCCTGGACGTCAAGCCTTGGGATGACGAGATGGACATGGCCCAGCTGGAGGCCTGCGTGCGCTCCATCCAGCTGGACGGGCTGACTTGGGCGGGGTGCTCCAAGCTGGTGCCCGTGGGCTACGGCACCCACAAGCTGCAGATCCAGTGTGTGGTGGAGGACAACAAGGTGGGCACGGACCTGCTGGCAGAGGAGATCACCAAGTTCGAGGAGCATGTGCAGAGCGCTGACACTGCTGCTTTCAGCAAGATCTGA